The Neomonachus schauinslandi chromosome 11, ASM220157v2, whole genome shotgun sequence genome contains a region encoding:
- the SPDYC gene encoding LOW QUALITY PROTEIN: speedy protein C (The sequence of the model RefSeq protein was modified relative to this genomic sequence to represent the inferred CDS: deleted 1 base in 1 codon) codes for MSDTQDLATVPVVATQVKLGGWSRQGGGSGSVHQRRHQELQAFLNLLEHSFLQEFLSKDPCFQISDKYLLAMVLVYFRRANLKLSEYTHSNLFLALFLANDMEEDVEDPKCVIFLWALGKDWHLRVSDFLHQRDNLWARMGFRAMVSRECCEEVMAKERSHWAWTRERRPQHGGAQRGPKAQVPLPGPPSLSPPHCSLCGWPPSHSHCLHQPRPLPVLTKCPSPTPEWHCPPLQACLSVAEDPLVGGFLIIRPPQLQLEPGTYSLHIIPTQFPLYDFTYE; via the exons ATGAGTGACACTCAAGACTTGGCCACTGTCCCCGTGGTTGCCACCCAGGTGAAGCTGGGGGGCTGGAGCCGTCAAGGTGGGGGGAGTGGGTCTGTCCATCAGCGCCGGCACCAGGAGCTCCAGGCCTTTCTCAATCTGCTGG AGCACAGTTTCCTCCAGGAATTCCTTTCCAAAGATCCCTGTTTCCAGATTTCGGATAAG TATCTTCTGGCCATGGTGCTGGTCTACTTCCGGCGTGCCAACCTGAAGCTCAGCGAGTACACCCACAGCAACTTGTTTCTGGCTCT GTTTCTCGCCAATGACATGGAGGAGGATGTAGAGGACCCCAAATGTGTGATTTTTCTGTGGGCTCTGGGAAAAGATTGGCATCTCCGGGTGTCAGACTTCCTGCATCAAAGGGATAATCTGTGGGCCCGGATGGGCTTCCGGGCCATGGTGAGCCGTGAGTGCTGTGAGGAG GTCATGGCCAAGGAGCGGTCTCACTGGGCCTGGACTCGAGAGCGGCGCCCCCAGCATGGTGGGGCTCAGAGGGGTCCAAAGGCCCAGGTCCCCCTCCCCGGGCCCCCCAGCCTCTCGCCACCTCACTGTTCCCTCTGTGGCTGGCCCCCTTCCCACAGCCACTGCCTCCACCAGCCCCGCCCCTTGCCTGTCTTAACCAAGTGCCCTTCCCCAACCCCTGAGTGGCATTGCCCTCCCCTCCAAGCTTGTCTCTCAGTGGCTGAAGACCCCTTGGTGGGGGGCTTCCTTATCATT CGCCCCCCCCAACTGCAACTGGAGCCAGGCACCTACAGTCTCCACA TCATCCCGACTCAGTTTCCCCTCTACGACTTCACCTATGAATGA